From the Streptococcus sanguinis genome, the window AAGGTCGAAAACTCCTGGGGCGAAAAGGTTGGTAACAAGGGCTATTTCGTAGCCTCTGACGCTTGGATGGACGAGTATACCTATCAAATCGTCGTCCGTAAAGAGTTTCTGACAGCCGCAGAATTAGCTGCTTATGAAGCAGAGCCTCTTGTCCTAGCTCCGTGGGATCCTATGGGGGCTTTGGCAAAGTAAGCTTTGATGAGAGAATAAGAAAAGAGTAAGAATTTTTCATTCTTACTCTTTTAGTTTGTATTTTAATCTTCGTCACTCTAGTCATCTCCACCGTTACCGGAAGATGAGTCGTTGTGGTTAGAAGAGCTATTGTTTGAATCACCAGAATGCTCACTGGAAGCTGATGTGTCAGAGCTAGCTTCTGTACTGTAACTGCTATAGCTAGAATAGTTATAGTACTGCTGGTTATTGTAGTAACGGTTATAGCCAGTACCACTGTTGAGGTAGACATAAGAGCCACTGCGGTAGAGACCATCTGGCATTTCCCAATCTTCTGAAGCAGAGCCATCTTGAGCTAGGTAAAGCATCATTTCGCGGTAGACATCTGTTGCTACCTTAACCCCGTCATCAAGGATTGGTGTCAGGCGGTTAGAGTAGCCGGTCCAAACAGCCATTGAATACTTAGGCGTGTAACCAACGAAGAGCTCGTCTGGTGTGACAATGCTAGAGTAGTAGTAAGGCTTGGTCAGTTTGGCTAATTCATCATCAGCATAGTTGGAGGTTCCGGTCTTACCGGCCTGATAAACCCCAGAGATAGCAGCGTTTGTACCTGTACCAGACTGCAAGACTGTTTTCATCATATCGGTCATCATGTAGGCTGTCGTTTCCTTCATAGCCTTGGAACCATTGTTGGAGAAGGTCTTCTCTGTTCCGTCGCTGAAGACAACGCGATTGACATACTGAGGCTTGTAGTAAGTACCACCATTGGCAAAAGCAGCATAGGCAGCAGCCATTTTTTCACTGCTGGCTCCGTATTCGTTGCCGGATTTGCTGGTATTACTTGAAAAGGCATTAACATAGAACATTTCAGGATAGTTAATCCCAATACGATTTAGGAACTTGAGGGACTCATCCAAACCAACGGCTTCCAGCGTTTTCACGGCAGGAACGTTACGGGATTCCTGAATAGCGTATTGAATCGTCATCCCGCCATAATATTTCTTATCCCAGTTGTAGACTGGTGTGCTGGAATACGGGAAATTATATGGAGCATCCGTGATAGGAGCAGCTGTCGAAGTATAGACTTCATTTTCCAGAGCTGGAGCATAATCGGTGATTGGCTTCATTGTTGAACCGAAATCACGGTTGGTTTCAACAGCTTGGTTGGTACCAAAGGATACGTTGGTAGATTGGTTACGAGAACCGAGCTGGGCAATGACTTTACCAGTTTGCACATCTATAACAGTGGAGGCAACCTGCATTTCGTCATCTGGATAAGCTACATAGTCTCCTGTGTTGTAAATATCCCAGAGTTTCTTTTGGGCATCAGTGTTGACATTTGTATAGACTTCCATACCAGTTGTCAGGACATTGTAGCCAGTCTCTTCTTCTACTTGTTCAATTACTTCCTTAAGATAATTGTCCATGTAAGCAGGATAGCTAGTGGAAGCTTTTAGGCTTTGAAGTCCATCGGTTACAGGAGTATTCTTAGCTTGTTCATACTGCTCATCTGTGATGTACTTGAGATCATGCATCTCACGAAGTACCAGATTACGGCGGTTGGTTGCAGCCTCTGGATGGGTGTAAGGGTCGTATTGGTTAGGTGCCTGAGGCATACCTGCCAGCAGAGCCGTTTGGTGTAAGCTTAAGTCTTTTAGGTCCTTGCCATAGTAGCTTCGGGCTGCTGTCTGCATACCGTAGTTACTGTTGGACATGTAGACTTTATTGACATAATAGGTCAAGATTTGCTGCTTAGTTGCTTTACGCTCAAGCTGAGCAGCCAGCCAAGCTTCTTGGATTTTACGTGAAAGGGTCGCGTCCGAAGAAGAAGTTGAGAAATAAGACAGCTTAATCAACTGCTGGGTCAGAGTTGAACCACCTTGACGTCCTCCGCCACGGATGTTACTGATAAGGGCACCTGCAATCCGAATAAAGTCCACCCCGCGGTGGTTGAAGAAGCGATGGTCTTCGATGGCGACAATAGCGTTAACCAAATCCGTAGGTATTTCACTAGTTTCAGCATTGACCCGCTTTTCAGCGCCTAGGTCCGCAATCAAATTGTTATTGCTGTCAAAAATCTTACTGGATGTGGTCGCGATGAGGTCTTTTTCAGAAAGCTTAGGAGCCTTGACCGCATAGTAGGTAAATACCAAACAGCCAATCACGAATCCAATCATAAGCAGGGTTATAAGTGCACTTGCAAGATATTTCAAAGCCTGCATAAGAGTTTGTTTATTCATTTATAATACCACCTAGTAGTTTTTGTTCGATAATTTCAAGATAAGGGATGCTGGGAAGTTGCTGCATTTCAATCGGATAACCATGCTCTTGAATGTAGGTTAAGGGCATGGACTTCCCTCCCTTGTCAATCTTGTAAAACTCAATTAAATAAGAAGCGGGAAGCAGGTAAGTCTCCCTTAAGCTGGAAAAATGCAGTAAGACAAAGCAGATGCCCTTTTGCTCAAGGACAGCCTCCATGTGCTCAATCTGATGCGAATGAAAATTTTTCATGGGCATCGATTTTTTCTGTCGGGTTTCCTTGGCTTCAAAGTCAATATAATGGCCCTTGTAGACACCAGAATAGTCTGTTGTGGAAGCTTGCCGAAAGTAAGCCTCTACAATCTTGGCTCGGCTACGGTGCGGATAATCAACCTTGACAATCTGAATGGGGGTGGGCTTTTTATGGATGACAGCGAGTCCTCTGCTTAGATAGTAGTTGTTAGATTCGTTGATCATCTTTTCAAAAGACATCCCACGATTGGCAAAGTTAACAATGCCGGGAACAGGCCTGTTGATACTGCTTTTTGTCTTTAGCTTATGCGGATAGTTGACCATAAAACTCCTTATTGGTACAATAGCATCACTCTATTATACCACAAAAAACTTTTTTAAGGGAGAATAAATGACCAGTCTACTAATAACAGGCTACAAAGCCTTTGAAATCGGCATTTCGACGGAAAAAGATATGAGAATAAAAATTATAAAAGAAGCCGCTAAGAGGGACTTAATCCGTTTTTTGGAAGATGGAGTAGATTGGCTGGTTTTTATGGGCAATCTGGGCTTCGAGTCTTGGGTTTTGGATTTAGCTAATGAATTGAAAAAAGACTATGAATTTCAGACGGCAACCATCTTTCTCTTTGAGAATCAAGGTGAAAATTGGAACGAAGCCAATCAAGCAAAATTAGCTGCTTTTAAGCAAACCGATTTTGTCAAGTATGCTTATCCGACCTATCAAAATCCCAGTCAGTTTCGTGATTACAATCAATTTATCATTCAAAATACAGATGGCGCTTACCTCTTTTACGATGAAGAACAGGAGACAAAATTGAAATATCTTTACCAAGAAATGAAAAAACAAGAACAATATTTTATCAAAAAATTAACATTTGATGACCTGAATGAAGTGGCTGAAAATTTTTCGGGAAATTAGATGATAAATCTTGATTTTTATTAGGCATTTTGTTTATAATTGAATATGATAAACTAGATTGGAGAGAGAAGATGGCAAGTATTATTTTTACAGCAAAAGATATTTTTGATCAGGATTTTAAACGCGAAGTACGCGGCTATAGTAAGTCCGAAGTGGATGAGTTTTTGGATGATATTATCAAGGATTATGAGACTTATGCAGCCTTGGTAAAGGAGCTGCGTGAGGAAAATCGCCGTCTCAAGGAAGAGTTGGCTGCGAAGCCAGTTGAAAAAGCACCAGTTCAGCCAACTCAGCCTGTCCAATCAACACAAGCGACTCAGTCAACTGCAGAAAGCTTCCCTCAGATGACTTCTGCGACTAATTTTGATATCTTGAAGCGCTTGAACCGTCTTGAAAAGGAAGTATTCGGAAAACAAATTCTGGATCGTGAATAATGGTTCTTTTTAGAACAGTGCAATTTTTGGATAATCGCGTGGAAATTTTAGATTTTCATGAGGAAAGTCCATGCTAGCACTGGCTGTGATGCCGGTAGTGTTTGTGCTAGGCGAAGAAATAAGCCTAGGGACGGATTTTTCCGTTACGGCGACTGAAAGGGCTAAGTCTTTGGATATGTCTGATTAGGTCTGAAAGTGCCACAGTGACGTAGTTCTTCTGGAAACAGAAGAAGTGGAACGCGGTAAACCCCTCAAGCTAGCAACCCAAACTTTGGTCGGGGCATGGAGTGCGTGGAAGCGAACATAGCACTCTGACTGGAAACAGTAGACAGATGATTATCGAAGGAAATGGTACCTAGTCATTTCCGGAACAAAACATGGCTTACAGAAAATTGCATATAGGCTGAGGCTGGGACGGCAAGTCCTGTCCTCTTTAAATTTTATAATAGAATAGCAAGAGAGTGGCTGAGCGCTCTATTCTCTGCCAAGTTCAACTAGCTGTTGCTTCATCTGCCTGATGGGCATTTCAAGTAATGAGTTAATTGACAAATTGCAGTGAAACCTTCTCAGCCCAAAATCTAAAAAGGGAGAGTGAGGAAAATCGATGTGACGAAATCACGATTTTTGTCTCACTCCCTTTGTTTGTATAGATTGGAATCCATTTAAAAAGCCAAGATGAAAGAAAAATTTAATTTAATTGCGACCGCAGCGGCAGGGCTAGAAGCTGTCGTCGGCCGTGAAATCAGAGAGCTGGGGCTTGATTGTCAGGTTGAAAACGGTCGGATTCGCTTTGAGGGTGATGTCAGTACCATTATTCAAACCAATCTCTGGTTGCGCGCGGCCGATCGGATTAAGATTGTAGTTGGCAGTTTTCCAGCTAAGACTTTTGAAGAGCTCTTTCAGGGAGTTTTTGCTCTGGATTGGGAGAATTATCTACCGCTGGGAGCTAAATTTCCTATTGCCAAGGCTAAATGCGTCAAGTCAAAACTTCACAATGAGCCCAGTGTTCAGGCTATTTCTAAAAAGGCAGTTGTCAAGAAGCTGCAGAAGCATTATGCACGTCCGGAAGGGGTTCCTTTGCAGGAAAATGGAGCTGAGTTTAGGATAGAGGTTTCTATTCTAAAAGATGTAGCGACGGTCATGATTGATACAACAGGGTCTAGCCTCTTCAAACGTGGCTATCGGGCTGAGAAAGGTGGCGCACCGATCAAGGAAAATATGGCAGCGGCCATTTTACTCCTGTCCAATTGGTATCCAGATAAGCCTTTGATAGACCCGACTTGCGGCTCTGGTACTTTTTGTATCGAAGCTGCTATGATTGGGATGAAGATGGCGCCGGGACTCCATCGTTCTTTTGCCTTTGAAGACTGGAATTGGGTGGATAAAGATCTGGTAGCACAGGCTCGCTCGACTGCACTCAGTCAGATTGATCAGACCATTCAGCTGGATATTTCTGGCTCGGATATCGATGGCCGTATGGTAGAACTAGCTCGAAAAAACGCTGAGCAAGCAGGAGTTGCAGAGCAGATTCGCTTCAAGCAGATGCGTCTGCAGGATTTGCATACAGATAAGATTAATGGTGTGATTATCTCTAATCCGCCATATGGGGAGCGCCTCCTAGATGATGAGGCTGTGACTCGTCTTTATCAGGAAATGGGAGAAACCTTTGCTCCGCTCAAAACCTGGAGCAAGTTTATCCTGACTAGCGATGAAGCTTTTGAAAGCAAATATGGCAGTCAGGCCGATAAAAAACGCAAACTTTATAATGGAACTTTAAAAGTTGATTTATATCAGTATTTTGGCCAGCGGGTCAAACGTCAGTTAGATTAGAAAGGATTTGCCGTGACGAAAGAAGAAAACTACTCACCGGAAGAAGAAAAGAAAGAGTCTGTCCTTGATTTTGAAGAGGCCAAGGAAATGACAGTCGGACAAGCTACTCGTAAGAAAGAGGAGCTGGAAGCCGGTGTGAATGAAAGCGACAATGTGCTGGATAAGTATATCAAGCAGCACCGTCAGGAAATCGAAGCAGGAAAATTTGAAACCCAGAAAATCAGAAAGCTGCAGGAGCAGGAAGCGGCTCAAGCTGAGCAAGCCTCTTCTGATTTGACCGACTTCATCAAAGAAAGACGGCAAGAGGTTGAAAGTGAACAGGAGACTCTAGTAACTCAGTCGACAGGCACTGAGACAGCAAGTGAGCCAGAAGCAGCTCCAAACCCCTTAGGTTCTCGCAGTCAACGCTCAGAGCAGGAAGATGCGGTTCCCGCTGCTCCCGTTCAAAAGACATCTTACGGTCCTATTCCGGAGCCGCTTGATGAGAAGGAATTACAGGTTCCTAAGGCACCTTTCTACAAGAAAAAAGCTTTCCTTTATCCAGTTTTAGGACTTTTCGGGATTGCTGTAGCGGGCACAGGGCTTTACTTTGCTCTGGGGCATAATTGGGGCCACAAGACCGTTACAAGCTCAAGCTCTTCAACATCGCAGTCCAGCAAAAAGAGCTCGTCTTCGTCTAGCTCTGATAATACTGCCAAGGATCTGAAGTCCTTTAATGATGAGTATGCTGCATTTTTCACAGATAGCAATCAGACAGCTGTCAAAAACAGTAAATTCGGCGACTTGGAAAAATTAAAAACCTTACTTGAAAAGCTAAAAGGCAGCAAAGACTATGATGCAGCCAAGAGCAAGTATGATTCCCTAGTGAAACAAATTTCAGCTATTCAAAGTGTCAATTCGCAGTTTGACGGCGGAGCTATCACTGACGGCGTCTTGAACAAGGAAGCCAAGGCTAATACAAATGCGACCTTCTCAGATGTATCAAGTGGCAATGCTAAGCTCGATGAAGTTCTAAAGGCAGCGATTGCCCAAGGACGTAGTCAACAAGTACCAACACCAGCGCCTGCTACTGATCAGGGAGGCACCGGTGCAAGTACAAGTGGTGGTTCAAGTGCATCTGGTTCAGGGGCTTCCAGCTCTTACTCTGGCTATGGTCTTCCTAGCAACGGAGTAAATCTGCAGAGAGATCTCAGTCGAGTCCCTTATAACCAAGCGGCTATTGATGACGTCAACAATCCAGCTTGGACATTCAACCCTGGCGTTCTGGAGAAAATTTTGCAAACTTCTCGTGAGCGTGGTTATATTTCTGGTGATAACTATATCCTGGAACGCGTCAATATTATTAAAGGAAACGGCTACTATAACCTCTTCAAGCCAGACGGCACCTACCTCTTCAGTATCAACTGTAAGACTGGCTACTTCGTCGGAAATGGTCCGGGTCATGCTGACTCACTTGATTTCTAGTTTGTTGATGAATTTCATTATATATGCACAAAAAAAGTTCTCGATTTCGAGAACTTTTTATTGTTTTAAATCACATGGCGTTCAAAGGCATCATCTGAGATTCCTTGGCTGAGAATAAGTTTAGCCCATTCTTTGGCTGAGAAGAGGCTGTGATCCTTGTAGTTTCCGCAGGATTCAATGGTTGTTCCAGGGACATCTTCCCAGCTAGTTGACTCAGCGATTTCTTCCAGACAGGATTTGATGACCTGAGCAATCTGGCTGGAGCTGTGTTGGCCCCACATAATCATATGAAAACCAGTACGGCAGCCAAAAGGCGAGCAGTCAATCATACCATCAATGCGCTTGCGAATCAGCATAGCCAGCAAATGCTCGATGGTATGCAGGCCAGCAGTCGGAATGGAATCTTCATTAGGCTGAACCAGACGGATATCAAAATTGGAAATGATATCGCCTTTAGGGCCAGTTTCCTCTCCGATGAGGCGAACGTAAGGCGCTTTGACGATGGTGTGATCCAGCTCAAAGCTTTCAACGATA encodes:
- the pbp1a gene encoding penicillin-binding protein PBP1A — its product is MNKQTLMQALKYLASALITLLMIGFVIGCLVFTYYAVKAPKLSEKDLIATTSSKIFDSNNNLIADLGAEKRVNAETSEIPTDLVNAIVAIEDHRFFNHRGVDFIRIAGALISNIRGGGRQGGSTLTQQLIKLSYFSTSSSDATLSRKIQEAWLAAQLERKATKQQILTYYVNKVYMSNSNYGMQTAARSYYGKDLKDLSLHQTALLAGMPQAPNQYDPYTHPEAATNRRNLVLREMHDLKYITDEQYEQAKNTPVTDGLQSLKASTSYPAYMDNYLKEVIEQVEEETGYNVLTTGMEVYTNVNTDAQKKLWDIYNTGDYVAYPDDEMQVASTVIDVQTGKVIAQLGSRNQSTNVSFGTNQAVETNRDFGSTMKPITDYAPALENEVYTSTAAPITDAPYNFPYSSTPVYNWDKKYYGGMTIQYAIQESRNVPAVKTLEAVGLDESLKFLNRIGINYPEMFYVNAFSSNTSKSGNEYGASSEKMAAAYAAFANGGTYYKPQYVNRVVFSDGTEKTFSNNGSKAMKETTAYMMTDMMKTVLQSGTGTNAAISGVYQAGKTGTSNYADDELAKLTKPYYYSSIVTPDELFVGYTPKYSMAVWTGYSNRLTPILDDGVKVATDVYREMMLYLAQDGSASEDWEMPDGLYRSGSYVYLNSGTGYNRYYNNQQYYNYSSYSSYSTEASSDTSASSEHSGDSNNSSSNHNDSSSGNGGDD
- the recU gene encoding Holliday junction resolvase RecU — encoded protein: MVNYPHKLKTKSSINRPVPGIVNFANRGMSFEKMINESNNYYLSRGLAVIHKKPTPIQIVKVDYPHRSRAKIVEAYFRQASTTDYSGVYKGHYIDFEAKETRQKKSMPMKNFHSHQIEHMEAVLEQKGICFVLLHFSSLRETYLLPASYLIEFYKIDKGGKSMPLTYIQEHGYPIEMQQLPSIPYLEIIEQKLLGGIINE
- a CDS encoding DUF1273 domain-containing protein; this translates as MTSLLITGYKAFEIGISTEKDMRIKIIKEAAKRDLIRFLEDGVDWLVFMGNLGFESWVLDLANELKKDYEFQTATIFLFENQGENWNEANQAKLAAFKQTDFVKYAYPTYQNPSQFRDYNQFIIQNTDGAYLFYDEEQETKLKYLYQEMKKQEQYFIKKLTFDDLNEVAENFSGN
- the gpsB gene encoding cell division regulator GpsB translates to MASIIFTAKDIFDQDFKREVRGYSKSEVDEFLDDIIKDYETYAALVKELREENRRLKEELAAKPVEKAPVQPTQPVQSTQATQSTAESFPQMTSATNFDILKRLNRLEKEVFGKQILDRE
- a CDS encoding THUMP domain-containing class I SAM-dependent RNA methyltransferase, which produces MKEKFNLIATAAAGLEAVVGREIRELGLDCQVENGRIRFEGDVSTIIQTNLWLRAADRIKIVVGSFPAKTFEELFQGVFALDWENYLPLGAKFPIAKAKCVKSKLHNEPSVQAISKKAVVKKLQKHYARPEGVPLQENGAEFRIEVSILKDVATVMIDTTGSSLFKRGYRAEKGGAPIKENMAAAILLLSNWYPDKPLIDPTCGSGTFCIEAAMIGMKMAPGLHRSFAFEDWNWVDKDLVAQARSTALSQIDQTIQLDISGSDIDGRMVELARKNAEQAGVAEQIRFKQMRLQDLHTDKINGVIISNPPYGERLLDDEAVTRLYQEMGETFAPLKTWSKFILTSDEAFESKYGSQADKKRKLYNGTLKVDLYQYFGQRVKRQLD
- a CDS encoding cell division site-positioning protein MapZ family protein translates to MTKEENYSPEEEKKESVLDFEEAKEMTVGQATRKKEELEAGVNESDNVLDKYIKQHRQEIEAGKFETQKIRKLQEQEAAQAEQASSDLTDFIKERRQEVESEQETLVTQSTGTETASEPEAAPNPLGSRSQRSEQEDAVPAAPVQKTSYGPIPEPLDEKELQVPKAPFYKKKAFLYPVLGLFGIAVAGTGLYFALGHNWGHKTVTSSSSSTSQSSKKSSSSSSSDNTAKDLKSFNDEYAAFFTDSNQTAVKNSKFGDLEKLKTLLEKLKGSKDYDAAKSKYDSLVKQISAIQSVNSQFDGGAITDGVLNKEAKANTNATFSDVSSGNAKLDEVLKAAIAQGRSQQVPTPAPATDQGGTGASTSGGSSASGSGASSSYSGYGLPSNGVNLQRDLSRVPYNQAAIDDVNNPAWTFNPGVLEKILQTSRERGYISGDNYILERVNIIKGNGYYNLFKPDGTYLFSINCKTGYFVGNGPGHADSLDF
- a CDS encoding S-ribosylhomocysteine lyase yields the protein MSKEVIVESFELDHTIVKAPYVRLIGEETGPKGDIISNFDIRLVQPNEDSIPTAGLHTIEHLLAMLIRKRIDGMIDCSPFGCRTGFHMIMWGQHSSSQIAQVIKSCLEEIAESTSWEDVPGTTIESCGNYKDHSLFSAKEWAKLILSQGISDDAFERHVI